GCATTCTCTAGATCTGCCTGGTTGTTCTAACaaagaaaaagcacacacactcatacacacttctTCAGATCAGCTGTGTTGGTGGTTTCGGTTACTAACACAAAGCTGATGTCATGCTCTTACAAGCTAAAATAATCAAGTAAAAGAATCCAAAAAGTCTACCATAACTGTATGAGATGTACACTTTACCTCAAAAATAATGGACTGGTTGTTCTTCTTGAGGTAGAAGGCAAAGACGTAGGTGAACATGAGCGTGGAGCGGCACTGGCACAGCACGTCCACAGCCTTCTTCAGGAACTGCACCTCAATCCATGACATGTTATGCTGCTGCATCTCCTCCATCTTCTGCTTGACCTGCGCGTACAGCTTGTGCTCGAAGCGCAGGCTCTGCATGTGATTCATGTAGCGGTTGCAGTAAAACAGGTACCTCTGCAAGGCTGCTCTGGAGCGCTGCGAGgtgcacacacatgtacagcTGTCTATTACTGCAGCCAACTTAGAAACAAAAGGGTGCATCTAAACACTGTACATCAGAAATAAAAGTTTGGCTTACTACAGGATGGTGGATGTCGCTTGGTACAATTTTGCCTACCTCTTGCGCATCCCTAGCTGCCTTGGCATCGTCTTCATTGTAGCGATTGCAATTGTACCTGGAATGACAGAAaatgtttcattcctctttttTTGTACTAACAGAAAACGACGTCTCATAAATTATTACACAGATCGAGTACACTGGGTAATATAATTCTCAAGAACAGCAAGACCACGCAACACTAAACTCACCAGGCTGATCCATGGGGTTCCCACGGGCCTAAGCAGACCCAGCAGAACTCCGCTTTGCAGTTTTGGTTCCGACACACCATGTGGTTGCAGCCTCCATCCTTCTCTATGGTCACGTGGCATTTAGGACATTCCTGCAGCAAAACAACATGAGATCTGATATACTGCCACAAGGCAGAGAAGAGAGCACAGAAAAATTAGGATCATCCCACACCACTGACCTTAGTGTTTGCTGCAATCCAGTTGGATGTTTCGCTGTCGTCATCACACTTTTTAATCCACTTTCTCAACCACTGTATGAAGAGGGACAAACGCTTTGAATCAAAACCAGTCAGTGTGCTAAGATTATAAAGATAACAAAATCACTAAATTGTACAACAGAGAATTAGCATTAACAAGTGCTACATAGGAAGGGTTAAGTATGATCTCAGGTAAAGGATCTACGTCAAGACCCAAAGGGAGAAGATGCTTCCTTTGTTTTTGCCAAGGCTCCCCCTGCAATAACAAAGCATGTCTCTAGAGATGCTATCAGCACGCACACTGAGAAATGTATTGCCTGTTTTGCTGCTCTGCACAAAAGGAAGGAACATATCTACAAAGCTTTACACAGTTTTAGCAGCATTCTCTCCATTCTTTACATACAACTGTCCTGCAACATATGCAGCTTTTCAATACCCTTCATATTCGATCAGAAGCGGCATATAACAGATATGCCAAACTTTcagtgaaaatatttttgtgtagtaaatatatattaaaatgaataagtCACTTTAATCAAACAGCATAAAAACAACAACGGCCATATGAATAATTTATCATTGTGCTGAACCCTAAGTTAGATGCATTTCTAATAGAAAGAGTTATGAGATCGTCATACCTTACACTTGACTGGGTCATGCCAGTTCTCTCCACAGTTGAAGCTGCATTAGGGAGTGAATTGAGAACACATTAGCATGACCACTCATAACAGAGCACAGTCTTCAATTTGACCTACTCACTGATCATTGTTACAGAAAAACTCATTCCAATTATTTCTGAGGACTGAACTCACACTCAACATAAGGAATGCATTTCTGGAGCTCAATGTGGGAGCCAAACCAGTACCAAAGTGGAGAACTCACAATCTAAAGCATTTACTAGCAAGCTCATATTAgtagtttagtttttatcatCATCCATCTGTGTTGCTTCTTCAAGACTACGAAGCTTTGGgtactttcttatttctataATTTCTAACAATTAGATAGAACATTAGTGTATTttactaaatgaataaacacaaacaaataaataaataaataaataaatgaatagtaaATGGGGTTTGGTCTTCAATGTGATTGCCAAACCATGATGTCAGCTGGTCCTGAGCCACATGCTTCCTTATTAAATTCCCATGCTGCTTTTCTGGCATAAGCATGCTTGCCAATCTCACACTAATGAAAGAGCACCAAAAATCAGTCCTCGTAAAGTGGTGGGAAAAGAACCagtaaggggggaaaaaaagaaaggaggggATTTTTAAAATCTTGTTCCCACCATGCAGAACAAACCCAGAAGTATCGTTGAGTGAAGCTCCTTCAAACACATTTATCATCAACTGAAGTCCAGCACCAAACAATGAAAATGAATCTTTTCCAGACCTGAAGCCAGACTTTTCAATTCATACCACTTGCGACTCATTCTTTATTCAACACTTCAAGCACCTAGCTCATTGATTTCATCTGCCCCAAGACTCGGTCAATCAATTCCCACTAGTCATGCGTCACTCGAAAAAAAGTCGCCTCTTTTACACAAACTTTGCAAAAAGGCTTGCATACATTTTCCTTCTTTTGTAGATGCAGTCAATGCCATTACACTTGCAGTATAATTAATCAAAATTCTTTCATATAAATATCTTTTCAACTTATGAACTGGTGACATTTTTTACCTTCCAAccatctacaaaaaaaaacactaaagacCCACCTCTTCTGTAAAGCCTTAACTTACCCCTACTCCTCTctctcaaaataaataaacctctaGTCTGTGCACTTTGCTCCTTTAGCATTTAATTAATTCTACGCTTGATATACCACTTTGTATTTCCTCATTTGTCAGTTGTTCTGGAtagaaatgtgttttaaatgaacaaatgtaaGTGGAATAATTAACTCTGAGCTGTGTGTATGATAAAACATGCTAAACTATTTCATACAGATGTTACATACTGTGACTGTCGCTCATGTTGACAGAAGTTGCCAACTCTGAAAATAAATGGTCTCCAATTGCTTTGTCACTGCGTGCCACTGTAAAATACGCactgcatttattatttaaaccaaaattaaaaaaacaaaaagttgaGCCTTTGGcatgattattttatatatatatacacaccccgatcaggcataacatcatcAATCATGAACACTGCCAggggaagtgaataacactgatctcctcatcatggggCCTTGTTAgtggtcctcaaagttgatgtgtatgaagaagaagaaatgggcaagcataaggatttgagtgagtttgacaagggtcaaattgtgatggctagatgactggatctgagcatctccaaaaatgcagcggtcagtatctctcaaaagtggtccaaggaaggatcaGTGGTGAACCCgccacagggtcatgggtggccaaggctcactgatgcacgtgggtaGCAAAAGCTGGCTGGTGTGATCCGATTCAatagacaagctactgttgctgaagaagttaatactgcttctgatagaaaggtgtcagaataaacagtgcatggcaggtcagggctgttttggcagcaaaagtggggccaacacaacattaggcgggtggtcataatgttatgcctgatcagtgtatagccTGTACCACTATACAGCCCAAATAATGATCATGACACgtgtttctgtttctcctcAGTGATTCCTTCAGGGCAGCCAGTGGCTGATGATGCAGATGGTGTTTGAACACTGCGCCAATACAACAGATTAATCAACAAATGATTACTTGGTTCAGATTACTGATGTTCATTGAGAAATCTCCCATCTACAATAACCTTAAACATAAAAGCCAACTTAAATCAGTGACGTCAACAGTAATCTGTGATAGAGCAGAGAAAGGCCACAGCAGGTAAATCGCTTTATTCTAGCATGCTCTTCCAGTTAGAGGGATTAGAGAGGAAACTTTAGGAAGTTGTAATGAGTGGACAAGGTGACATGGGGTTAATGGGGAGGTGAACTCGAGTTCTGGTCAGTCAAGTGCTTTGCCTGATACTGGAGTCGGCTCTGGCGATGCCAAGGTTTTATCAGATAATCTAATATGTGTGGCTCAGAGGCCTCTTACCAGAACTGCCGGCCACACTTGCAGCGAACAGGTTTGGCATCAGGGTACTGGACTTTGACAACATGATGGCAGTCAGGAGCTGGACACCATTTTAACAGTCGATTGCACTGCACAGAAAGTAAAAGGAGAGGGTCGGAATTTgcacaagacaaaacaaatccTGAATAAGGTCATTTTCATGTATGCAACTATATGCAAATTTGTATTTTGCATAACTATTCAAACAATAGTTATTCTAAAACCTCAGGTAAACGCCAGATAAAACCAGGTGAAAACTGGAGTCCACACTTACCTCTACAAAACTATTGGTTATTAAATGTTGGTACTTCAACTTCACTTTCGAATCTGTTATCAGTCGCCTGGAAAGACATACAGAGAACAAGATTATTTTGAGCCTTATAAAAGGAATATAAAaccaatattttataatttatcgTTAAGAAATTCTCTCTGAAGGTAGATGCTTCCTGCAAATTCTGATCACACAGAATATTTATCCTGATAGTTAACATGATCAGAATACGACTTGATCACCTACATGGTTATCTTTAGGCTTTGATGATTGTAAACATTCTTGTCTAAACCAGACTAATAGGTAGTCATATCATTAAGGCCTGAAAATGACCATGTAAGAGTTCGGATCATTAAGATTTCCAAATGACCGTGTAGATGCCAGAATTTTGAAAGAACTGACCTTGCACATGCCTGTGACATAAAAGGAGGCTCAccacaattaaaaataaaataagacaatgatgaaataaatgtgGTGTGAGGTCAAGATGTGACCAAAAGAAAAATGGGTGGTCATTTACAACTGTATAAAAGGCTGGATttacaactgtatctgtgtttgaTCTGCAGTCATCTCAGCTGTAGGACATGTGCAGGACAGGAAATGgtctgtgtgtagatgtttgtaaagtttgtcaaggaaaaaaaagggtTCATTATTTGTGATCTtccaaacaacaaaataaagcaCTTTGGGTAGGGGACCTTGGTCATATGTTTAGTTTTATAAAGAGGTttttacacatcacacagacgaGAACAAGCAGGGAATTTAAGTTAGCAAGATACAATAGTATATattaagtataataataaaaatatatgtaacttaaaataatataaatataacttaAAAATGAATAGAACTACAACTATAATTTTCCTACCACAAAACCACTGGGGTAATCTTTTTGCTTCAATctctataaaaatatataaaataatgactGCTACAAAAAATAACAGTCCCAATTTACTTGATATCCCATAAAACCTCAACCTAAACCTAACCCTATGGTTAAACTGGGTTTGACCAAAACACATGAAGACTTTTcactctacatttacatttctgtctctATGTTTACTGGTTTAGTCATTTCAACCTGTAGATATCTGTCctgacaaataaatgtaaacatgcaTTGACATTGAAGGTTTGTTGAGAGATTTTCACAGCTACACTGTGGCAGAACTTATTGTTTGACTTTTGACTGACgtcagcacacacactgctacagtaGGGCTAGAGGTATTCAGAACAGCTTTTGCTGTAGGCTTCATTTCTActtattatttcactttataCCATATCACTGGTAAATTTTCAAATCTGATTTGTCAGATGACGTTGATTCATTTTCGGTAACAGCATTTCGGCTTCAAGACAAATAACACGTTTGCTCTTAAACactttatcgtttctatagtaacaactaatTCACAGGGATTTTACACTCTACGTAAAGGGATTTAGAAAATGCACATCGTCTTTGATATGGTGGAGTTTTTTGCgaagagacatttatttagcatttttggaaagacgctatcgccagtactTTGTAAAAGctaggaagaaagagaaagagagtgactgagtgagtgagagagagagagagagagagagagagagagagagagagagagagagagaaatgttcaTAGCAGttacgtaaaaaaaaaagaaattaaagagCTAACACTGTCTGGGACATTCagtaacattaaacataactaaaaatttattttttctttcaatttttTGAACAAAATATCattctttaatatataaaaatgcaaTCAGTGGCAAATTTAATTTTGTGCAGCACTTCCTGATGCACATTTACTGCATTAATTTTAAAGGAATGAATGCagtaaatgattatttttctataacaaccTGAAGTGTTTGAGATACTTACATATGTCCCCCATCATACACAAATGTGTACAATCCTTCAAAAGAAGGAACGATTAAATGAGTGATAATTATATCTCGCTGTGATCTTTAAAGatactattttttaaaataaggcatgtgtctgtctaaaatcaaaAGCAGAATAATGAAAGGTTTCTGGTATAAATTTTCCACCTTATTCACTGAAGCTACTCTTCTTACATCCTCGAGTTTATGcatgtacagtactatacttGGACGGCAAGAGCAAAATGTAGGTTAATACAATTACTGTGAGCTTTACGCCAAGGAGGGACAACCTCTTATCCTCTCCGCCAACATAACCATGTCATTCAGACAGCGTATATTCACACCGAGTACTCCTCATAAGAGTTTCCCTCAAAGAGCTTTAGATCATGACCACATGAGCATGGTGAACACCTGCCCTTACACCTCCAATATATAAACAGTTCAAGCACTTACATCACTGTGTTGTCATCAACCAGGATATCACAACTATGTGCAGGACAGGAAATGGTCTGGAATGAGAACataacacatttcaaaaaaaaaaaaaaaaaaaaatccaaatcaaaAGTAAATTATAAAATCTATCACCAGAGAGATAACTAGAGAACTGGGCTTAGTAAGATTTTCTGCTTCTTAAATACGTCTCAGAACACAGCTGGAGATTTATACAGCCTATACTACAAACAAGGAAGAAAGCCATCACAAGTTTTCCATCCTTATGCTTTTTCAAGAGTCCACCTCTGACACATCTCTTTGTAAGTGAGGAAAAAATAACTTTGTCATAAAGACCTCATACAATTGTTCAGATGACAGGTTCCCAACCCCGGTTCTGGAGGAACGCCTGGGCTGCACTTTTTATTGTTTCCCTTGCTCTAAATGCTCTAGATTtatagaagaaaagaaaaaaaatagactaaTTGACAGCCCTTCCTGAGCTGAAGTGGGAGTATTGGGAAGAGCAAAGGAAGTACTAAAATGTCCTGGGCAGAAGACACTTTGGGAACAGGGTTCGAAAGCAGATAAACAACTCTCAgataaaacagtaaataaatgaatgaaaataatagAGGGAGAGAAGGTACCTGGCCCATTCCTTCTTCTATGATTTTGGTGGTTAAATAGTCGCCCCAGCACTG
The sequence above is drawn from the Hemibagrus wyckioides isolate EC202008001 linkage group LG04, SWU_Hwy_1.0, whole genome shotgun sequence genome and encodes:
- the arih1 gene encoding E3 ubiquitin-protein ligase arih1 isoform X1, translating into MDSDEGYNYEYDDEEEECSEDSAEEEAEDDTLELGDVELVDPVVAGGERDECGENGGSGLGPGQDEEDYRFEVLTAEQILQHMVECIREVNEVIQNPATITRILLSHFNWDKEKLMERYFDGNLDKLFSECHVINPSKKSRTRLMNTRSSAQDMPCQICYLNYPNSYFTGLECGHKFCMQCWGDYLTTKIIEEGMGQTISCPAHSCDILVDDNTVMRLITDSKVKLKYQHLITNSFVECNRLLKWCPAPDCHHVVKVQYPDAKPVRCKCGRQFCFNCGENWHDPVKCKWLRKWIKKCDDDSETSNWIAANTKECPKCHVTIEKDGGCNHMVCRNQNCKAEFCWVCLGPWEPHGSAWYNCNRYNEDDAKAARDAQEVGKIVPSDIHHPVRSRAALQRYLFYCNRYMNHMQSLRFEHKLYAQVKQKMEEMQQHNMSWIEVQFLKKAVDVLCQCRSTLMFTYVFAFYLKKNNQSIIFENNQADLENATEVLSGYLERDISQDSLQDIKQKVQDKYRYCESRRRVLLQHVHEGYEKDLWEYIED
- the arih1 gene encoding E3 ubiquitin-protein ligase arih1 isoform X2, whose translation is MDSDEGYNYEYDDEEEECSEDSAEEEAEDDTLELGDVELVDPVVAGGERDECGENGGSGLGPGQDEEDYRFEVLTAEQILQHMVECIREVNEVIQNPATITRILLSHFNWDKEKLMERYFDGNLDKLFSECHVINPSKKSRTRLMNTRSSAQDMPCQICYLNYPNSYFTGLECGHKFCMQCWGDYLTTKIIEEGMGQTISCPAHSCDILVDDNTVMRLITDSKVKLKYQHLITNSFVECNRLLKWCPAPDCHHVVKVQYPDAKPVRCKCGRQFCFNCGENWHDPVKCKWLRKWIKKCDDDSETSNWIAANTKECPKCHVTIEKDGGCNHMVCRNQNCKAEFCWVCLGPWEPHGSAWYNCNRYNEDDAKAARDAQERSRAALQRYLFYCNRYMNHMQSLRFEHKLYAQVKQKMEEMQQHNMSWIEVQFLKKAVDVLCQCRSTLMFTYVFAFYLKKNNQSIIFENNQADLENATEVLSGYLERDISQDSLQDIKQKVQDKYRYCESRRRVLLQHVHEGYEKDLWEYIED